A section of the Brevundimonas sp. AJA228-03 genome encodes:
- a CDS encoding mechanosensitive ion channel family protein has translation MPPEIVDLTHRIAVLWRQFHWLPEWAVVAIVVAVFTGAGWLVHRVVFAILRRLVKSRDLFWRGVVERARKKLRILIILIAIGFSITVSPLDPAPSASVRAVLLFATILVLGWIVAGAVDMWAIVYMRSFNMAAEDNLVARKHITQTRILQRAAIILIGALTVALALMTIGAVRQWGISLLASAGVVGIIAGLALQPVLKNLIAGIQIATAQPIRIDDAVIVEGEWGTVEEITSTYVVVKLWDWRRMILPLSYFIEKPFQNWTRETSRLIGTAMLYVDYEAPMDRLRAELERICRASPLWDGDVVNLQVTDITDRVAQVRCLASARSAPVAFDLRCEIREKMLAFMRDECPQALPQDRVVPGRNEASPSPSGRGLERLRAEGDQTCAKG, from the coding sequence ATGCCCCCTGAAATCGTCGACCTGACCCACCGGATCGCCGTTCTCTGGCGACAGTTCCACTGGCTGCCCGAATGGGCGGTGGTGGCCATCGTCGTGGCCGTGTTCACGGGCGCGGGCTGGCTGGTCCATCGCGTGGTGTTCGCGATCCTGCGAAGGCTGGTGAAAAGCCGCGACCTGTTCTGGCGCGGCGTGGTCGAGCGGGCGCGCAAGAAGCTGCGCATCCTGATCATCCTGATCGCCATCGGCTTTTCGATCACCGTCTCGCCGCTGGATCCCGCGCCGTCGGCCAGCGTCCGCGCCGTGCTGCTGTTCGCGACCATCCTGGTTCTGGGGTGGATCGTGGCCGGGGCGGTCGACATGTGGGCGATCGTCTATATGCGGAGCTTCAACATGGCGGCCGAGGACAATCTCGTCGCCAGGAAGCACATCACCCAGACCCGTATCCTGCAGCGCGCCGCCATCATCCTGATCGGGGCCTTGACGGTGGCCCTGGCGCTGATGACGATCGGGGCGGTCCGTCAGTGGGGCATCTCGCTGCTCGCCTCCGCCGGCGTGGTCGGCATCATCGCCGGCCTGGCCCTGCAGCCGGTGCTGAAGAACCTGATCGCCGGCATCCAGATCGCCACCGCCCAGCCCATCCGCATCGACGACGCCGTCATCGTGGAAGGGGAGTGGGGCACGGTCGAGGAGATCACCTCGACCTATGTGGTGGTCAAGCTGTGGGATTGGCGGCGCATGATCCTGCCGCTCAGCTATTTCATCGAAAAGCCGTTCCAGAACTGGACCCGCGAGACCTCGCGCCTGATCGGCACGGCCATGCTCTATGTGGACTACGAGGCCCCGATGGACCGCCTCCGCGCCGAGCTGGAGCGCATCTGCCGCGCCTCGCCGCTGTGGGACGGCGACGTCGTCAATCTGCAGGTCACCGACATCACCGACCGCGTCGCCCAGGTCCGCTGCCTGGCCAGCGCCCGCTCGGCCCCGGTGGCCTTCGACCTGCGCTGCGAGATCCGCGAGAAGATGCTGGCCTTCATGCGCGATGAATGCCCGCAGGCCTTGCCGCAGGATCGCGTGGTGCCGGGGCGGAACGAGGCTTCTCCCTCTCCCAGCGGGAGAGGGCTTGAGCGCCTGAGAGCCGAAGGCGATCAGACTTGCGCGAAAGGGTGA
- a CDS encoding uracil-DNA glycosylase family protein, which produces MNAQPHDTAAMESLLAFWRDAGVDACFEDAPQDRTIVVAPALKAVTKATASVTPVVNLGNATAEARRLASDADTMEALAGAAAAFKGCELVGMGARGCVFGRGDPHAPILVVGEAPGAEEDAAGQPFVGRAGKLLDRMLAAAGLADRVFITNTVFWRPPGNRTPTPQEQAVCAPFVERAFVLMKPRAVLLLGAAAARSVLRTEDGIMKVRGQWRDWRSTEGDVSAPVIATLHPAFLLRQPQAKRQAWADMLELAARLDSDADRPALSDV; this is translated from the coding sequence ATGAACGCCCAGCCCCACGATACCGCTGCGATGGAAAGCCTGCTCGCCTTCTGGCGCGATGCGGGCGTGGACGCGTGCTTCGAGGACGCCCCGCAGGACCGGACGATCGTCGTGGCCCCCGCGCTGAAGGCGGTCACGAAGGCCACGGCCTCGGTCACACCGGTGGTGAACCTGGGGAACGCGACGGCCGAGGCGCGGCGGCTGGCGAGCGACGCGGATACGATGGAGGCGCTGGCCGGGGCGGCGGCGGCCTTCAAGGGCTGCGAACTGGTCGGAATGGGCGCACGCGGCTGCGTTTTCGGCCGGGGCGACCCCCATGCGCCGATCCTGGTCGTCGGCGAGGCACCCGGGGCGGAAGAGGACGCGGCCGGTCAGCCTTTCGTGGGACGGGCAGGCAAGCTGCTGGACCGGATGCTGGCCGCCGCCGGGCTGGCAGACAGGGTCTTCATCACCAACACCGTCTTCTGGCGTCCACCCGGCAATCGCACCCCGACCCCGCAGGAGCAGGCGGTCTGCGCGCCCTTCGTTGAGCGGGCCTTCGTCCTGATGAAACCCCGCGCGGTCCTGCTGCTGGGGGCGGCGGCCGCGCGGTCGGTGCTGCGGACCGAGGACGGCATCATGAAGGTGCGCGGGCAATGGCGAGACTGGCGGTCCACCGAGGGGGACGTGTCCGCCCCGGTCATCGCGACCCTGCATCCGGCCTTCCTGCTCCGGCAGCCCCAGGCCAAACGGCAGGCCTGGGCCGACATGCTGGAACTGGCCGCCAGGCTGGACAGCGACGCCGACAGACCCGCGCTATCTGACGTCTGA
- a CDS encoding AAA family ATPase yields MQFQRLRLVGFKSFVDPAEVQIEPGLTGVIGPNGCGKSNVLESLRWVMGANSAKAMRGAGMDDVIFSGASDRPPRNHAEVQLTIDNAQRKAPQPFTDSAIIEVSRRIDRGQGSTYRINGKEVRARDVQLLFADASTGANSPALVRQGQISELIAARPQNRRRILEEAGGVAGLHTRRHEAELRLKAAEANLERLDDIGRELETALNRLKREARQAEKYKKISAEIRALQAALLFVRWNDARLAAEAAAEELAEADRAVAEAAGAAARAQTAALAAQEGLKPAREEDAVAAALLHRASLERDRLDMAEQQARAEVDRLTAERQRIANDTEREIAMAGDAGAELARLGEALEGLTAEVAAAPERGPELERALAAAEDARRVADAEVERVAGTLAAVEARANAETARKRDAEARVTRAQAALDAARREREALGPLETPELAEARVALEAATRALAEARAAVEAAEATRGDLARTEQEARTAARAAEDRLGRLQTEARGLASLLVSTRRDHPPALDRVSAAKGYEAALAAALGDDLDAALDPKAAAHWGGADAIPPVWPQGIEPLAAKVEAPGALAARLAFCGIADRAEAPRLARGMPPGARLVTREGDLFRWDGFISRAEAPRPAAIRLAQRSRLSELEADIDAGKPALAEAQAALKAATEAFRASEEAVKTARLQPFAADKAVTAARDRVEALGRDQARREARAQALDETLIRQTAEVEAAETALAEAASVDTPAETQQTLRDELTAARTAADTARSASAAARADRDAEARERVGREQRLTSLTRERDGWATRARDSTARIATLEADATRIAALLLQAARAPEALAAQRSKLIDALTAAETRRKAAADALSVAEGLAGEADRAGRAADSAAAVAREARAGLAARAEAAAARLTEAETHVRETAQMSPGELGQKLSDDAIASPPDAAGAESLLYGLEREREHLGAVNLRAEDEAGEYGERLNTMRIERSDLTGAIARLRDGIDELNAEGRARLTAAFDVINDNFKSLFETLFGGGQAELKLVESDDPLEAGLEIFACPPGKRLSVMSLMSGGEQALTAAALIFAVFLANPAPVCVLDEVDAPLDDANVDRFCRLLNEMRKRTDTRFIVITHNPVTMSRMDRLYGVTMPERGVSQLVSVDLKQAETLVA; encoded by the coding sequence GTGCAGTTCCAGCGTCTCCGCCTGGTCGGTTTCAAGTCCTTCGTCGATCCGGCCGAAGTGCAGATCGAGCCCGGCCTGACGGGCGTCATCGGACCGAACGGCTGCGGCAAGTCCAATGTGCTGGAGTCCCTGCGCTGGGTCATGGGGGCCAACTCGGCCAAGGCCATGCGCGGGGCCGGCATGGACGACGTCATCTTCTCGGGGGCCTCCGACCGGCCGCCGCGCAACCATGCCGAAGTCCAGCTGACCATCGACAACGCGCAGAGAAAGGCGCCCCAGCCCTTCACCGACAGCGCCATCATCGAGGTGTCGCGCCGCATCGACCGGGGCCAGGGCTCGACCTATCGCATCAACGGCAAGGAGGTGCGGGCGCGGGACGTGCAGTTGCTGTTCGCCGATGCCTCGACCGGGGCCAACTCCCCGGCCCTGGTACGTCAGGGGCAGATCAGCGAACTGATCGCCGCCAGGCCGCAGAACCGTCGGCGCATCCTGGAAGAGGCCGGCGGGGTCGCGGGTCTGCATACGCGACGGCATGAGGCGGAGCTGAGGCTGAAGGCCGCCGAGGCCAATCTGGAGCGGCTGGACGACATCGGGCGCGAGCTGGAGACCGCCCTGAACCGGCTGAAGCGCGAGGCGCGGCAGGCCGAGAAGTACAAGAAGATCTCGGCCGAGATCCGCGCCCTGCAGGCGGCCCTGCTGTTCGTGCGCTGGAACGACGCGCGGCTGGCAGCCGAGGCGGCGGCGGAGGAGCTGGCCGAGGCCGACCGGGCGGTGGCTGAGGCGGCGGGCGCGGCGGCCCGGGCGCAGACGGCGGCCCTGGCGGCACAGGAGGGGCTGAAGCCCGCGCGGGAGGAGGACGCGGTCGCGGCGGCCCTGCTGCACCGGGCCAGTCTGGAACGCGACCGGCTGGACATGGCCGAGCAGCAGGCGCGGGCAGAGGTCGACCGTCTGACCGCCGAACGTCAGCGCATCGCCAACGATACCGAACGCGAGATCGCCATGGCGGGCGATGCCGGGGCCGAACTGGCACGGCTGGGCGAGGCGCTCGAGGGGCTGACGGCCGAGGTCGCGGCGGCACCGGAACGCGGCCCCGAGCTGGAGCGGGCGCTGGCGGCCGCGGAGGATGCGCGCCGGGTCGCCGATGCCGAGGTCGAGCGGGTCGCCGGCACCCTGGCCGCGGTCGAGGCGCGGGCCAATGCCGAGACGGCCCGGAAACGCGACGCCGAGGCGCGGGTGACGCGGGCGCAGGCCGCCCTCGATGCCGCCCGCCGTGAACGCGAGGCGCTGGGACCGCTGGAGACGCCGGAACTGGCAGAGGCGCGGGTCGCGCTGGAGGCAGCGACAAGGGCGCTGGCCGAGGCGCGAGCGGCCGTCGAGGCGGCGGAGGCGACGCGGGGCGATCTGGCCCGCACCGAACAGGAGGCGCGAACGGCGGCGCGGGCGGCTGAGGACCGGCTGGGGCGGCTGCAGACCGAGGCGCGGGGGCTGGCCTCGCTGCTGGTCTCGACCCGCCGGGATCATCCGCCCGCGCTGGACAGGGTCTCGGCCGCGAAAGGCTATGAGGCGGCGCTGGCGGCGGCGCTGGGCGACGATCTGGACGCCGCCCTCGATCCGAAGGCAGCGGCGCACTGGGGCGGGGCGGATGCCATCCCGCCGGTCTGGCCACAGGGGATCGAACCCCTGGCAGCGAAGGTGGAAGCCCCGGGCGCGCTGGCGGCCCGTCTGGCCTTCTGCGGCATTGCCGACCGGGCCGAGGCTCCGCGTCTGGCCCGGGGGATGCCGCCCGGGGCCCGGCTGGTGACGCGCGAGGGGGACCTGTTCCGCTGGGACGGGTTTATCAGCCGCGCCGAGGCCCCCCGCCCCGCCGCCATCCGTCTGGCCCAGCGGTCGCGGCTTTCGGAACTGGAAGCCGATATCGATGCCGGCAAACCCGCGCTGGCCGAGGCGCAGGCGGCCTTGAAAGCGGCGACCGAAGCTTTCCGGGCGTCCGAGGAGGCGGTGAAGACCGCCCGTCTGCAGCCCTTCGCTGCCGACAAGGCCGTCACGGCGGCCCGCGATCGCGTCGAGGCCCTGGGCCGCGACCAGGCCCGGCGCGAGGCCCGGGCCCAGGCGCTGGACGAGACCCTGATCCGCCAGACCGCCGAGGTCGAGGCGGCGGAAACCGCGCTGGCCGAGGCTGCCTCGGTGGACACGCCGGCGGAGACGCAGCAGACGCTGAGGGACGAACTGACGGCCGCCCGTACGGCGGCCGATACGGCCCGCTCGGCCTCAGCGGCCGCGCGGGCGGACCGGGACGCCGAGGCCCGCGAGCGCGTCGGGCGCGAACAGCGTCTGACCAGCCTGACCCGCGAGCGCGACGGCTGGGCCACGCGCGCCAGGGACAGCACCGCCCGCATCGCCACTCTGGAAGCCGATGCGACCCGCATCGCCGCCCTGCTGCTCCAGGCCGCGCGGGCGCCCGAGGCCCTGGCGGCCCAGCGGTCGAAGCTGATCGATGCCCTGACCGCCGCCGAGACCCGTCGCAAGGCCGCCGCCGACGCCCTGTCGGTCGCGGAAGGGCTGGCCGGGGAAGCCGACCGCGCCGGCCGGGCCGCCGACAGCGCCGCCGCTGTCGCCCGCGAGGCCCGTGCCGGTCTGGCCGCCCGCGCCGAGGCCGCCGCCGCACGTCTGACCGAGGCCGAAACCCATGTGCGCGAGACGGCCCAGATGTCGCCCGGGGAGCTGGGCCAGAAACTGTCCGACGACGCCATCGCGAGCCCGCCGGACGCCGCCGGGGCCGAGAGCCTGCTGTACGGTCTGGAACGCGAGCGGGAGCATCTGGGGGCCGTCAACCTGCGCGCCGAGGACGAGGCCGGGGAATATGGCGAGCGGCTGAACACCATGCGGATCGAACGGTCCGACCTGACCGGAGCCATCGCCCGCCTGCGTGACGGCATCGACGAACTGAACGCCGAGGGACGCGCGCGGCTGACCGCCGCCTTCGACGTCATCAACGACAATTTCAAGAGCCTGTTCGAGACCCTGTTCGGGGGGGGTCAGGCGGAGCTGAAGCTGGTCGAAAGCGACGATCCGCTGGAAGCGGGGCTGGAGATCTTCGCCTGTCCGCCGGGCAAGCGGCTGTCGGTCATGAGCCTGATGAGCGGCGGCGAACAGGCCCTGACGGCGGCGGCCCTGATCTTCGCCGTCTTCCTGGCCAACCCTGCCCCGGTCTGCGTGCTGGACGAGGTCGACGCCCCGCTGGACGACGCCAACGTCGATCGCTTCTGCCGACTGCTGAACGAGATGCGCAAACGTACCGACACCCGCTTCATCGTCATCACCCACAACCCGGTCACCATGAGCCGGATGGACCGGCTGTACGGCGTCACCATGCCGGAGCGGGGCGTGTCACAACTGGTCAGCGTCGACCTGAAACAGGCCGAGACCCTGGTGGCGTGA
- a CDS encoding glutathione S-transferase: protein MELIVGNIAFSTWSLRPWLVLKRCGAEFTTTEIPLYGPDSARLLAEHSPTGKVPVLKVEGETIWDSLAISVWASERFPNAGLWPSDPHARWLARSVACEMHSSFMALRTECGMGPDASGVIHTMVGPDRAPTPASEAVATDVRRLVEIIRTMRTRFGAGGPYLFGAWSMPDAFLTPVAARFRHYQFDLAAYGDDGIAATYVAELLQQPDFLEWSELAVTKRP from the coding sequence ATGGAACTGATCGTCGGCAATATCGCCTTTTCGACCTGGTCGCTGCGGCCCTGGCTGGTGCTGAAGCGCTGCGGGGCGGAGTTCACGACCACGGAGATTCCGCTTTACGGCCCGGACTCCGCCCGGTTGCTGGCCGAGCATTCGCCGACCGGCAAGGTGCCGGTGCTGAAGGTCGAGGGCGAGACGATCTGGGATTCCCTGGCCATTTCGGTCTGGGCCTCGGAGAGGTTCCCGAACGCCGGTCTGTGGCCGTCCGACCCCCACGCCCGCTGGCTGGCGCGGTCGGTGGCCTGCGAGATGCATTCGTCCTTCATGGCCCTGCGCACCGAATGCGGCATGGGGCCGGACGCCAGCGGCGTGATCCACACCATGGTCGGGCCGGATCGCGCACCGACACCGGCTTCGGAGGCGGTCGCCACGGATGTGCGTCGGCTGGTCGAGATCATTCGCACGATGCGCACCCGGTTCGGCGCAGGCGGGCCATATCTGTTCGGCGCGTGGTCGATGCCGGACGCCTTCCTGACCCCGGTGGCCGCGCGGTTCCGCCACTATCAGTTCGACCTGGCGGCCTATGGCGATGATGGCATAGCGGCAACATATGTGGCCGAACTGCTTCAACAGCCGGATTTCCTGGAATGGTCGGAACTGGCGGTCACGAAGCGGCCTTAA
- a CDS encoding electron transfer flavoprotein-ubiquinone oxidoreductase, which translates to MEYDVVIVGGGPAGLSAAIRLKQRAEKDGREISVAVLEKSAEVGGHILSGAVIDPRALRELFPDWKERGAPLETPVTKDRFMILGPMGQASLPMAMLPPMMHNDGCYIASLANVARWLGEQAEALGVEVYPGMAASHVVWDEPTGRVKGVVAGVFGIDKHGQPTDDFQPGIELHGKYVFIAEGVRGSLAKTIIARHRLAEGKEPQKYGIGLKELWQVPAEKHQPGLAQHTTGWPLDEHTGGGSFMYHFGDNYVAIGYVVHLNYKNPHLSPFDEFQRFKHHPAIAEHLEGGTRISYGARAITEGGWQSVPRLAFPGGALIGCSAGFVNVPRIKGSHNAMKTGMLAADAAYDAVIAGRAGDELVEYQAAYEASWVFRELKGVRNAKPLLSKFGTTLGGAFGVFDLWTNHLFGLSVFGTQKHGKTDAASTEPASKHKAIAYPKPDGKLSFDKLSSVFISNTNHAEEQPAHLKLLDPSVPIRVNLPKYGEPARLYCPAGVYEVLYADEATKSDPRFQINAQNCVHCKTCDIKDPSQNIVWTTPEGGGGPNYPNM; encoded by the coding sequence ATGGAATACGACGTCGTCATCGTCGGCGGCGGCCCGGCCGGCCTGTCGGCCGCCATCCGCCTGAAACAGCGCGCGGAAAAGGACGGCCGGGAGATCTCCGTCGCGGTGCTGGAGAAATCGGCCGAGGTCGGCGGGCACATCCTGTCCGGGGCCGTGATCGACCCCAGGGCCCTGCGCGAGCTGTTCCCCGACTGGAAGGAACGCGGCGCACCCCTCGAGACGCCCGTGACGAAGGACCGGTTCATGATCCTGGGCCCCATGGGTCAGGCCAGCCTGCCGATGGCGATGCTGCCGCCCATGATGCACAACGACGGCTGCTACATCGCCTCGCTCGCCAACGTCGCCCGCTGGCTGGGCGAGCAGGCCGAGGCTCTGGGCGTCGAGGTCTATCCCGGCATGGCCGCCAGCCACGTCGTCTGGGACGAACCCACCGGCCGGGTGAAGGGCGTCGTCGCCGGGGTCTTCGGCATCGACAAGCACGGCCAGCCCACGGACGACTTCCAGCCCGGCATCGAGCTGCACGGCAAATACGTTTTCATCGCCGAGGGGGTGCGCGGGTCGCTGGCCAAGACCATCATCGCCCGCCACAGGCTGGCCGAGGGCAAGGAGCCGCAGAAATACGGCATCGGCCTGAAGGAGCTGTGGCAGGTTCCGGCGGAGAAGCACCAGCCCGGTCTGGCCCAGCACACGACCGGCTGGCCCCTGGACGAGCACACCGGTGGCGGCAGCTTCATGTACCACTTCGGCGACAACTACGTGGCCATCGGCTACGTCGTGCATCTGAACTACAAGAACCCGCATCTGTCGCCGTTCGACGAGTTCCAGCGCTTCAAGCATCACCCCGCCATCGCCGAACACCTGGAGGGCGGCACCCGCATCTCCTACGGCGCGCGGGCGATCACCGAGGGTGGCTGGCAGTCGGTGCCCAGACTCGCCTTCCCGGGCGGGGCCCTGATCGGCTGTTCCGCCGGGTTCGTGAACGTGCCGCGGATCAAGGGCAGCCATAACGCCATGAAGACCGGCATGCTCGCTGCCGATGCCGCCTATGACGCCGTCATCGCGGGCCGGGCCGGCGACGAACTGGTCGAATATCAGGCGGCCTATGAGGCCAGCTGGGTGTTCAGGGAGCTGAAGGGCGTCCGCAACGCCAAGCCCCTGCTGTCGAAGTTCGGCACCACCCTGGGCGGGGCGTTCGGTGTGTTCGACCTGTGGACCAACCACCTGTTCGGCCTGTCGGTCTTCGGCACCCAGAAACACGGCAAGACCGATGCCGCCTCGACCGAACCGGCCTCGAAGCACAAGGCGATCGCCTATCCGAAGCCGGACGGGAAACTGTCGTTCGACAAGCTGTCCTCGGTGTTCATCTCCAACACCAACCATGCCGAGGAACAGCCCGCGCATCTGAAGCTGCTCGATCCGTCGGTGCCGATCCGCGTCAACCTGCCGAAATACGGCGAGCCCGCGCGTCTGTATTGCCCGGCCGGGGTCTATGAGGTGCTCTACGCCGACGAGGCGACGAAGTCGGATCCGCGCTTCCAGATCAACGCCCAGAACTGCGTCCACTGCAAAACCTGCGACATCAAGGACCCGTCGCAGAACATCGTCTGGACCACCCCCGAGGGCGGCGGCGGGCCGAACTATCCGAACATGTAG
- a CDS encoding lytic transglycosylase domain-containing protein, with the protein MFKIRRRAYLAPTLALILAALSGVAAPTYAASDDVTGPEASVSEADDQNGARITPTALSNADRLSYTNAFDALRRGDLDRARASAEAAGDRVLVGQVEFERLFHPDYTATYDELAAWLQTYADLPSARRVYALAMRRRPDGAEEPRRPTGTFFSRTWDAVAAAGGNAEGDPARAARVALNHDDLSGALTLGEQIGDWWTVGLAAWRTADYPRAFAAFERVANDPTEDAWIRAGAGVWAARAAGQSGRQDRVQEFLVLAARWPATFYGQIALRQMGEEPVVLNGGPVPYTAVARTVSVPNEPVGVNQRELDSFVQNDPRARRTVAFYEVGRRGDAQDELRTGLRTATDRTRRLWTGLARVLAPRLMGSNGGDVSRINAENYPMPELVPDGGWTLERSLVYAIARKESGFNAQARSPVGAYGLMQVMPTTAAEMTGDRSFVSSPQKLFQPATNVRLGQAYVNRMLARPEFQGDLLRAVSSYNAGPGPMLDALRRLGPDADPLLLIETIDVPQAREYVEKVVAAYWIYQRMTGGPLKTLDALAAGQTLIPISLDYVAPPPQPLATPDTLEGVLVASAVQPTGTR; encoded by the coding sequence TTGTTCAAAATCCGCCGCCGCGCGTATCTCGCGCCGACGCTTGCCCTGATTCTGGCCGCTCTGTCGGGTGTCGCCGCCCCGACGTACGCCGCGTCCGATGACGTCACTGGACCCGAGGCGAGTGTCTCCGAGGCTGATGACCAGAACGGCGCGCGCATCACACCGACCGCCCTGTCGAACGCCGACCGCCTGAGCTACACCAACGCGTTCGACGCCCTGCGTCGCGGTGATCTGGACAGAGCCCGCGCCTCGGCAGAAGCGGCGGGCGACCGGGTCCTGGTGGGTCAGGTCGAGTTCGAGCGCCTGTTCCACCCCGACTATACCGCCACCTATGACGAGCTGGCGGCCTGGCTCCAGACCTATGCCGACCTTCCGAGCGCCCGGCGGGTCTATGCCCTTGCCATGCGTCGTCGCCCGGATGGCGCCGAGGAGCCCCGTCGCCCGACCGGCACCTTTTTCAGCCGCACCTGGGATGCGGTCGCCGCGGCCGGTGGAAACGCCGAGGGCGACCCGGCCAGGGCCGCGCGCGTCGCCCTGAACCATGACGACCTGTCGGGCGCGCTGACACTGGGCGAGCAGATCGGCGACTGGTGGACGGTGGGACTGGCGGCCTGGCGAACCGCTGACTATCCCCGCGCCTTCGCCGCCTTCGAGCGCGTCGCCAACGACCCGACGGAGGACGCCTGGATCCGGGCCGGAGCCGGCGTCTGGGCCGCACGCGCCGCCGGACAGTCGGGCCGCCAGGACCGGGTCCAGGAGTTCCTTGTTCTTGCCGCCCGCTGGCCCGCAACCTTTTACGGCCAGATCGCTCTGCGCCAGATGGGCGAGGAGCCCGTCGTGCTCAACGGCGGTCCCGTTCCCTATACCGCCGTGGCCCGGACAGTTTCGGTTCCGAACGAGCCGGTCGGGGTCAACCAGCGCGAACTGGACAGTTTCGTTCAGAACGATCCCCGCGCCCGTCGCACCGTAGCCTTCTATGAAGTCGGGCGGCGCGGCGATGCCCAGGACGAGCTGCGCACCGGCCTGCGCACGGCGACGGACCGCACCCGGCGTCTCTGGACGGGTCTGGCCCGCGTCCTGGCCCCGCGACTCATGGGGTCGAACGGCGGCGACGTCAGCCGCATCAATGCCGAGAACTATCCGATGCCCGAGCTGGTGCCGGACGGCGGCTGGACGCTCGAACGCTCGCTGGTCTATGCGATCGCGCGCAAGGAAAGCGGGTTCAACGCCCAGGCCCGCTCGCCGGTGGGAGCGTATGGCCTGATGCAGGTCATGCCGACGACGGCGGCCGAGATGACCGGCGATCGCAGCTTCGTCTCCAGCCCGCAAAAGCTGTTTCAGCCGGCGACCAATGTGCGTCTGGGTCAGGCCTATGTGAACCGGATGCTGGCGCGGCCCGAGTTCCAGGGTGACCTGTTGCGTGCGGTTTCCAGCTACAACGCCGGGCCGGGTCCGATGCTGGACGCCCTGCGTCGGCTGGGTCCCGATGCCGATCCCCTGTTGCTGATCGAGACGATCGACGTACCCCAGGCCCGCGAATATGTGGAAAAGGTCGTCGCCGCCTACTGGATCTATCAGCGCATGACGGGTGGACCATTGAAGACCCTGGACGCCCTCGCGGCGGGACAGACCCTGATCCCGATCAGTCTGGACTATGTGGCCCCACCGCCCCAGCCGCTGGCCACGCCGGATACACTGGAAGGCGTGCTGGTCGCGTCGGCTGTGCAGCCGACGGGCACACGCTGA
- a CDS encoding DsbA family protein produces MNVRNLCLAFLALTLSACGGGSRAPAEGDMAMGAAEGAKVTVVEYASPTCPHCALWQQNTWPAFKAAYVDTNKVRYVFRELPTPPTDIAAAGFLLARCAGPDRYFDVIHAIMDSQSEWRTGTNPRDSLIRIAGGVGIDQAAFTACVTDPKAIAALETRVKAATDAGVINTPTFLVNGKRVTSPGGEGTVMADLAPAIDAELAK; encoded by the coding sequence TCTGTGTCTGGCCTTCTTGGCGTTGACCCTGTCGGCCTGTGGAGGCGGCTCCAGGGCACCAGCCGAGGGCGACATGGCGATGGGCGCGGCCGAGGGTGCCAAGGTCACCGTGGTCGAATATGCCTCGCCCACCTGCCCCCATTGCGCTCTGTGGCAGCAGAACACCTGGCCGGCGTTCAAGGCCGCCTATGTCGACACCAACAAGGTCCGATACGTGTTCCGCGAACTGCCCACCCCGCCGACCGACATCGCGGCCGCCGGCTTCCTGCTGGCCCGCTGCGCGGGTCCGGACAGATATTTCGACGTCATCCATGCCATCATGGACAGCCAGTCGGAGTGGCGCACGGGGACCAACCCACGCGACAGCCTGATCCGCATCGCGGGCGGCGTCGGGATCGATCAAGCCGCCTTTACCGCCTGCGTCACCGATCCGAAGGCCATCGCCGCACTGGAAACACGGGTCAAGGCGGCCACCGATGCGGGCGTGATCAACACGCCGACCTTTCTGGTCAACGGAAAACGCGTGACCAGCCCGGGCGGGGAGGGCACGGTGATGGCCGACCTGGCCCCCGCCATCGACGCCGAATTGGCGAAATGA
- a CDS encoding thioredoxin domain-containing protein, translated as MTKRLLLILALMLAPLGGSAVVASAQTAIAPPTVTASDRIMGRADAPVTVIEYASLVCSHCGDWHRTVYPEFKRQFIDTGRVRLVFRDLPTPPALVAARAAGIARCAAPNRFYDVIGAFFHGHEALFAGGPVPTWYASGVAVSGRTQAEIDACLADPATLAGVRASATGAMAAGVESTPTFFVNGRRVADSSLTGLTAAITPLLPPARRR; from the coding sequence ATGACGAAGCGATTGCTGCTGATCCTTGCCCTGATGCTCGCTCCGCTGGGCGGATCGGCTGTCGTCGCCTCGGCGCAGACGGCAATAGCCCCTCCGACGGTGACGGCCAGCGACCGCATCATGGGCCGCGCCGACGCCCCCGTGACGGTGATCGAATATGCGTCGCTGGTCTGTTCGCACTGCGGCGACTGGCACCGCACCGTCTATCCGGAGTTCAAGCGCCAGTTCATCGACACGGGGCGTGTGCGGCTCGTGTTTCGCGACCTCCCGACCCCGCCCGCGCTGGTCGCCGCCCGCGCCGCCGGGATCGCGCGGTGCGCCGCGCCAAACCGCTTCTATGACGTCATAGGGGCCTTCTTTCACGGCCACGAGGCCCTGTTCGCCGGAGGTCCGGTGCCGACCTGGTACGCATCCGGCGTCGCCGTCAGCGGCCGGACCCAGGCCGAGATCGATGCCTGCCTCGCCGATCCTGCCACGCTGGCAGGGGTGAGGGCCTCTGCCACCGGGGCGATGGCCGCCGGGGTCGAGAGCACGCCCACCTTCTTCGTCAACGGGCGTCGCGTCGCCGACAGCTCCCTGACCGGTCTGACCGCCGCGATCACGCCGCTTCTTCCGCCCGCGCGGCGACGTTAA